A region of the Cannabis sativa cultivar Pink pepper isolate KNU-18-1 chromosome 3, ASM2916894v1, whole genome shotgun sequence genome:
TTGTCATTGACTTATGTCAACTTTGTAAGTACATCTGTGGTAGATATGATCTTGTTGGGTTCTCCTTTCCTTTAAAAATTACTGataaattattgtttttttttatactatTAGTTCAAATCTGCTCCAAATACGTAGTTCAAGCCTGAAGTTCTTGGAAATTAGACTCGTTGAAATTCATTGGATTTTAAAGCAAATTGAAGCCATAAATCTTGAGTCATTGGAACTAAATGGTGTTTGCTTTGGCTCATTAAATCTCTCTGTAGGCAAGGCAATTACAAATCTCTCATTGAGTTGTGATTGGCGTATGAAAGAGTCTTCTTCATTGTTGGAGTATTTCATTTCAAACCTTCCTCTGCTTGAGAATTTGACTTTGGGAAATAGTGGAATAGGGAGCTTAAAGCACATAAAACTCTCGAATCAACacttgaaaagtttcaatgtgAATAATCCTTATGATGATGAAATGACTGTTATTGTAAGAGTTgaagcagagagagagagaaagaaacagagaaagaaaaatgagaggaaaagctCAATCTCTGATGTGAGCTGATATTGTATTTATAGATGTACTGTTACATTGGTTACAGAGGGCAAAAGAAACATGTGACTGAAATGTGTAACTAACTAACTGTAACAGAAGGAATAACAAGTAACTAAACCATAACTAACTCTAACACCCCCCCTCAAGTTATACTCGGCTCTTTGAGAGTTAACTTGTCTCTGAACTTGGCAAAGGGAAGTTGAGGAAGTGGTTTAGTCAATATATCAGCTGTTTGGTGATCAGCTGAGATGTGCCGAATGTCAAGTGTGTGATCAAGGACTTTGTCTCTGATAAAGTGAAGGTCCACTTCTATGTGCTTGGTTCGTTGATGAAAAACAGGATTGGAGGCAAGAGAGGTGGCACCTAAGTTGTCACACCAAAGGACGGGGCAGGAGTGAAGTTGAATTCGGAGTTCACTGAAAAGAGACTGAATCCATACAAGTTCGGTAGTGGCAAGTGCAATGGCGCGGTACTCCGATTCAGTACTTGAGCGTGCTACCACTGTTTGTTTTCGTGAACTCCACATGATAAGGTTGCCACCGAGGTAAACACAATAGCCAGAGGTGGATCGCCGGTCGTCTATAGAACTTGCCCAATCAGCGTCTGTATAGGCAGTGAGTTGAAGGGTGGCAGCTGGTCTGAAGTGAAGGCCATAGTCTATGGTGCCTACCAAATATCGAAGAAGCCGTTTCGAAGCAAGCCAGTGATCGTTTGTGGGATTCTTGAGATATTGGGACAATTTATTAACGGCAAAGGAGATATCTGGCCGTGTGAGAGTCAGATATTGAAGGGCACCAATAACACTTCGATAAAGGGTTGGGTTGTCCATTGGAGTGCCTTGGGTGGCACTTAGCTTTGTGTTTGGACACATGGGAGTAGGGGTTGGGGCTGCTGCATCCATGTTGGTGCGAGCAAGTAAGTCAGATGCATATTTAGCTTGAGTGAGATAGATGCCAGACTGATTTCTTGTGacttcaaaacccaaaaaataccTCACTGGACCGAGATTCTTTAAGGCAAATTGCTGATGTAATTGAGAAATAAGTTGATTAATGAACTGAACATCTTCTCCTGTTAATAAgatatcatcaacatagattAAGAGGAGAGTAAATTTGCCATTCTTTCGtagaaaaaagagagaattatcGGCCTTTGAATTATAGAATCCCCATTGTTGAAGTGAGTGTTTGAGCTTGTCAAACCAAGCTCGGGGGGCCTGTTTTAAGCCATAGATGGCTTTGTGGAGTTTGCAAACATGAGTGGGATGATTTGGATCTTTGAATCCGGCCGGTTGAGCCATATAAACACACTCTTGAAGATTCCCATTTAAGAAAGCATTGTTAATATCGATGTGTTGGATGGGCCAGTTGTGAGTGGCTGCTAGAGAGAAGATTATTCGTATAGTACATGGCTTGATGACGGGACTAAAGGTCTCAAAGTAATCAAGACCAGGGGTTTGTTGGAATCCTTTGGCAACTAGCCTAGATTTGTATCTGTTGATGGTGTTGTCCGGGTTATATTTAATCCGATGAACCCACTTGTTGTCAAGAACTGTCATCCCATCTTGAAAAGGAACAAGTGTCCAAGTCTTGTTCTTGACAAGAGCAAATATTTCAGATTGCATAGCACCAAACCATAAAGGGTCTTGAAGGGCAGCTTTGAGTGTCTTCGGTTCAAGACTGATATTGGAGGATGCTGTAAAAGTTTTGGGCTTGTGTATACCGGCTTTGGCTCTTGTGACCATGGGGTGGTTATTGACAGGTTGAGAGATAATAGAGGGCTGAGTGTGTAGGGTGTTACTTGCTTGAATGATTGGTTCGGGTTCATGGTCATTTGGTGATGGTGATATTGGGACAGAAACAGGTGCAAGGGGTAATAGGGGTAATAGGGTGTTATTCGTAGGCATGGGAGTGTGAGATTGAGTATTTGCATTTGATGTTGGGGTAATAGGAGTTGGTACAGGGGCTGGTGGTATAGGTAAATGGAAGGCATGAGACTGATTTTGTGATGGTATTAAAGGAGCAGCAGGTGGTTTAGGAAAGAGGGTATGATAAGGGAAGGTGTGCTCATCAAACTTGACCGTTCTAGCTATGTAGACACGGCCCGAGGGATGCATACACTTGTATCCTTTGTGGCTTGGACTATAACCAAGAAATAAGCAATGAGCAGTGCGAAAAGCAAGTTTGTGTTGCTGGTATGGCCGAAGAAGAGGGTAACAAGAGCATCCAAAGGTTTTGAGAAAGGCATAGTCGGGTTTCTGTTTAAACAACACCTCAAATGGAGTTCGAAATTGTAAAACCGGAGTGGGGAGTCGATTTATTGTGTAAGCAGCTGTAGTGAAAGCATCCCACCAATGTGTTAAGGGCATTTGAGCTTGAGCCAAGTAGGAGAGGCCCATATCGACAACATGTCGATGTTTCCTTTCAGCCCGTCCTTGCTGCTGGTGCGTATGAGGACACGGGTGTCTAAATGTGATGCCCAAGGGCGCAAGTATAGATTGCAAAGGCCTGTATTCACCACCCCAATCCGACTGTATAGCTTTGATGTGTGTAGTAAATTGCAACTCAACATAAGACTTAAATTGCCGAAAAATCAGTGGTACTTCAGATTTATTTCTCATTGGATAAATCCAAGTAAATTTGGAAAAGTCATCAATAAAGCTAACATAATATCGAAATCCTTCCATTGAACTGTAAAAAGATGGTCCCCATACATCGGTATGCACAAGTTGAAAACAGGCTGTAGTTTTTGGAATGGAACTACTGAAATGCATACTATGTAATTTGCCATATTGACATGCTTGACAAAATGGGAGAGAGTTACATTTAGTGGATGAATGTAGACTGTTGAGAACATTTTTAACTATTCTTGAGGAGGCATGACCCAGCCGATGATGCCACACTTGAGCTTCTGTAAAAGTTGCAGAGGTATTTTCTTGAGTGCAACTGTATGCAGCAGGAAGAGGAAGAAGTCCTTTGCTGAATTTTGTAGATGTAGCACTCGACTGAGAAAGATCAAGATGATAAAGGCCATGTTTAAGATGGCCCCGCAGAAGTGCTTGGCCCGAAATCTTGTCCTTGATAATACATGCATTAGAATCAAAGAGAAAGATTATATTATTATCTGTGGTGAGTTTGGAAATACTTAATAAATTCTTTGTGATATTGGGGGCAAGCAACACATCATTGAGTAGTAATTTTTTGGTATGAGAAAGAGTGGAAAATTCAGTTTTTCCTATTTGAGAAATTGAGAGTTTAGAGCCATTACCAACAGTGATTTTGGCTTTGCCTTTGTAATCCTGTGTGGTATTGAGAGTTTGAGCATCGGGAGTCATGTGGTGGGTGGCTCCACTATCCACATAC
Encoded here:
- the LOC133036077 gene encoding putative F-box/FBD/LRR-repeat protein At3g49040, producing MASKKRVRPVQKKRLKTTSSSSSSSSSAEDRISRIPDALILHILSFLPTVDAVSTSFLSNRWKRMCSNLLQIRSSSLKFLEIRLVEIHWILKQIEAINLESLELNGVCFGSLNLSVGKAITNLSLSCDWRMKESSSLLEYFISNLPLLENLTLGNSGIGSLKHIKLSNQHLKSFNVNNPYDDEMTVIRAKETCD